A genomic stretch from Dissulfurispira thermophila includes:
- a CDS encoding DNA-directed RNA polymerase subunit alpha yields MDLVKKGFQLPKKINFDEETLTDSYGRLVVEPLERGFGTTIGNSLRRVLLSSIEGAAVTAVRIPGVLHEFSHVKGVKEDVVDIILNIKKLRFKMQGDSRKTATVKVKGPKVIIGADIETDAGLEVLNVDHHIATVDSGAALEIEMYIKKGKGYVPAEINKEEGFPIDVLAIDSVFSPIKKVNFWVEKARVGRATDYDRLIMEVWTDGSITPEKAVSDAASILMDHLDLFIFITESEMTEETAGSMIATASNPSLNENLLKSIDELELSVRAYNCLKNANIKTIGDLVQKTEYEMLRTKNFGRKSLNEIKKILINMGLDFGMRIDMDELVKGGS; encoded by the coding sequence ATGGATCTTGTTAAAAAGGGCTTTCAGTTACCCAAAAAGATTAATTTTGACGAAGAAACCTTAACTGATTCTTATGGCAGATTAGTTGTAGAGCCACTTGAACGTGGATTTGGTACAACTATAGGAAATTCACTGCGTAGGGTTTTGCTTTCCTCGATAGAGGGGGCTGCTGTTACAGCAGTAAGAATTCCTGGTGTATTGCATGAATTTTCTCATGTAAAAGGTGTAAAGGAAGATGTTGTTGATATTATCCTGAACATAAAAAAACTGAGATTCAAGATGCAAGGTGATAGCAGAAAGACTGCAACAGTAAAAGTAAAAGGACCAAAGGTTATAATAGGGGCTGATATTGAAACAGATGCTGGTCTTGAGGTTCTAAACGTCGACCATCATATCGCCACTGTTGACAGCGGTGCTGCACTGGAAATAGAGATGTATATTAAAAAAGGGAAGGGATATGTCCCTGCAGAAATAAATAAAGAAGAAGGTTTCCCTATTGATGTGCTTGCCATTGATTCTGTATTCAGTCCAATAAAGAAGGTAAACTTCTGGGTTGAGAAGGCGAGGGTTGGAAGGGCAACTGATTACGACAGGCTTATAATGGAAGTATGGACCGACGGAAGTATAACCCCTGAAAAGGCAGTGAGCGATGCAGCATCAATACTTATGGATCACCTTGATCTGTTTATTTTTATAACTGAAAGTGAGATGACAGAAGAGACAGCGGGTTCAATGATTGCAACTGCATCCAATCCATCTTTAAATGAGAACCTGCTAAAGAGTATTGATGAGCTGGAACTTTCTGTTAGGGCATATAACTGCCTCAAGAATGCCAATATAAAGACAATTGGGGACCTCGTTCAAAAGACAGAATACGAGATGCTCAGGACAAAGAACTTTGGGCGCAAATCCCTTAATGAAATAAAAAAAATACTCATAAACATGGGATTGGACTTTGGCATGAGAATAGATATGGATGAATTAGTCAAAGGAGGTAGCTAA
- the map gene encoding type I methionyl aminopeptidase: MIIIKSQVEINKIAAACRIVAEVLEGLKTFVKEGMSTADIETYVDTEIIKRGAIPAFKGYRGYPSSVCISVNDQVVHGIPSRTTRLKNGDIVSIDLGAILDGFYGDAALTIPVGRIGFDASRLIMVTEEAFYRGIEKAVVGNRVSDISAAIQAYVESNGFSVVRAFVGHGIGRSLHEEPQIPNFGKPGQGPRLKEGMTIAIEPMVNIGGPDIRILDDGWTAVTADGSLSAHYEHTVAITKNGPKILTKL; encoded by the coding sequence ATGATAATAATTAAATCTCAAGTAGAAATAAATAAAATTGCTGCAGCATGCAGAATAGTCGCTGAGGTTTTGGAGGGTCTCAAAACATTTGTCAAGGAAGGCATGTCTACTGCTGATATAGAGACATATGTTGACACGGAAATAATAAAGAGGGGTGCAATCCCGGCTTTTAAGGGATATAGAGGTTATCCATCAAGTGTTTGCATATCTGTAAACGATCAGGTTGTGCATGGGATACCATCCCGAACAACGAGATTGAAAAATGGCGATATTGTCAGCATAGATTTAGGGGCGATATTAGATGGATTTTATGGTGATGCAGCTTTGACCATTCCAGTTGGACGAATCGGATTTGATGCATCGAGGCTTATTATGGTGACAGAGGAAGCTTTTTATAGAGGAATAGAAAAGGCAGTAGTAGGTAATAGAGTTTCTGACATATCTGCTGCAATTCAGGCATATGTTGAATCCAATGGTTTTTCGGTAGTGCGCGCATTTGTAGGCCATGGTATAGGTCGCTCATTACACGAGGAACCACAGATTCCTAATTTCGGAAAACCCGGGCAGGGACCGAGATTAAAAGAAGGGATGACTATAGCAATTGAGCCAATGGTCAATATTGGTGGACCTGATATCAGGATACTTGATGATGGGTGGACAGCAGTCACTGCAGATGGCAGTCTGTCGGCTCATTATGAACACACAGTTGCGATAACAAAAAATGGTCCTAAAATCTTGACTAAACTCTAA
- the rpmJ gene encoding 50S ribosomal protein L36, producing the protein MKVRPSVKPICSKCKVVKRKGVIRVLCENPRHKQRQG; encoded by the coding sequence ATGAAAGTAAGGCCATCTGTAAAGCCTATATGTTCTAAATGCAAGGTTGTAAAGAGGAAAGGTGTTATAAGAGTTCTCTGCGAAAACCCGAGACATAAGCAGAGACAGGGATAA
- a CDS encoding Ni/Fe hydrogenase subunit alpha, translating to MHIGRCELKALSKIIKVDYLSRVEGEGGLVIEIKDDRTVRLRVNIFEAPRFFESFLRGRPYFDVMDFTARICGICPVAYQMSSVHAIEKIFNIEVEKPIKELRRLLYCGEWIESHALHIYLLNGPDFYNIESAWSSKEYLTIAKKGLYFKKLGNEILTILGGRSVHPISIRVGGFYKMPDKKSLSALLPELKKAYEESLKEIKWVAGLQFNDNSWDTEYVSLIHDNEYPMNYGNVASNKGLNMPMEKFIENVQEYQVNYSTALHSGLKRDSYVSPYVVGPLSRLNLNYEKLPAEIQNMIKEAGISLPITNTHMSIIARSVELAYAFYEAIRIINEYNEYDRSFIDSELKEGEAVWITEAPRGILIHRYELDNSGYVKNCTIIPPTSQNFAHIEADIYRFVQNNIDKPEDFIKKESEKIIRSYDPCISCSVHVVKTRNC from the coding sequence ATGCATATAGGAAGGTGCGAATTGAAGGCATTAAGTAAAATTATAAAGGTTGATTATCTATCACGGGTTGAGGGAGAAGGCGGTCTTGTCATTGAGATAAAAGATGACAGGACAGTAAGACTTCGTGTAAATATTTTTGAGGCACCAAGATTTTTCGAGTCCTTTCTGAGAGGAAGACCATATTTTGATGTAATGGACTTTACAGCAAGAATATGCGGTATATGCCCTGTGGCATATCAGATGAGTTCTGTCCATGCAATAGAAAAGATATTCAATATCGAGGTCGAAAAACCAATAAAAGAGTTGAGGAGATTGTTATACTGCGGCGAATGGATTGAGAGCCATGCACTTCATATATATTTGTTGAATGGACCTGATTTTTATAACATTGAAAGTGCATGGTCATCAAAAGAATATCTCACGATTGCGAAAAAAGGACTGTACTTTAAAAAACTCGGCAATGAGATATTGACTATACTTGGGGGGAGATCTGTCCATCCTATTTCAATAAGAGTCGGTGGATTTTACAAAATGCCTGATAAGAAATCACTATCAGCACTTTTACCTGAATTAAAAAAGGCATATGAAGAGTCTTTAAAAGAAATCAAATGGGTAGCAGGCTTGCAGTTTAACGATAACTCATGGGACACAGAATATGTTTCCCTCATACATGATAATGAATATCCAATGAATTATGGCAATGTGGCATCTAACAAAGGTTTGAATATGCCTATGGAAAAATTCATTGAGAATGTTCAGGAATATCAGGTCAACTACTCAACAGCTCTACACTCAGGGCTTAAGAGGGATTCATATGTTAGTCCCTATGTAGTAGGACCTTTATCAAGACTTAATTTAAATTATGAAAAACTGCCAGCAGAGATTCAAAATATGATCAAAGAGGCTGGCATATCATTGCCAATAACAAATACACATATGAGTATAATTGCAAGGTCTGTGGAATTGGCATATGCATTTTATGAGGCAATAAGGATTATTAATGAATACAATGAGTATGATAGGTCTTTTATTGATTCTGAGTTGAAAGAAGGTGAAGCTGTATGGATAACAGAAGCACCAAGAGGTATTCTCATTCACAGGTATGAGCTTGATAATTCAGGATATGTGAAAAACTGCACTATCATCCCACCCACATCACAAAATTTTGCTCATATAGAGGCAGACATATACCGTTTTGTCCAGAATAATATTGACAAGCCAGAAGACTTTATCAAAAAAGAGAGTGAAAAGATCATAAGAAGCTATGACCCTTGCATATCATGTTCTGTGCATGTGGTGAAAACTCGAAATTGCTGA
- a CDS encoding oxidoreductase: MKKPRIGIFKFTSCDGCQLTILNMEDEIIDIIELFDIAYFREATDKPLRGQFDISIVEGSISTDWQKEEIVDIRENSRHLITIGACATSGGLQALRNWASLSSYKKYVYPTPDIINALSTSTPISDHVYVDYELWGCPINKHALSETLVSFLIGKRPGIPKYSLCMECKRHGIPCVLVSAGEPCLGPITKTGCGALCTSFGRPCYGCFGPKDDANIESLLRHFQNIGLTQKDCMSLLDKMNSYAYRKVRIEGIK; this comes from the coding sequence ATGAAAAAGCCAAGGATAGGGATATTTAAATTCACATCGTGTGATGGATGTCAACTCACAATCCTGAATATGGAAGATGAGATAATAGACATTATCGAACTTTTTGATATTGCCTATTTTCGCGAGGCAACTGATAAACCTTTAAGAGGACAATTCGATATATCTATTGTGGAAGGCTCTATATCTACAGACTGGCAAAAAGAAGAAATCGTTGATATAAGGGAAAATTCACGGCATCTGATCACTATCGGCGCATGTGCCACATCAGGCGGACTACAGGCACTGAGAAATTGGGCAAGTCTCTCATCATATAAAAAATATGTATATCCGACTCCTGACATTATCAATGCACTATCAACATCAACACCTATATCTGACCATGTATATGTAGATTATGAATTATGGGGATGTCCTATAAATAAACATGCCCTGTCAGAAACGCTTGTATCGTTTTTAATTGGAAAAAGACCAGGGATACCAAAATACAGTCTCTGTATGGAATGTAAAAGACACGGCATTCCATGCGTTCTTGTCTCAGCAGGAGAGCCGTGTCTTGGGCCTATTACAAAAACAGGATGTGGCGCATTGTGCACTTCCTTTGGCAGACCATGTTATGGCTGTTTTGGTCCAAAGGACGATGCAAATATAGAATCACTCTTGAGGCATTTTCAGAATATTGGTTTAACACAAAAGGATTGCATGTCTCTGCTGGATAAGATGAACTCATATGCATATAGGAAGGTGCGAATTGAAGGCATTAAGTAA
- the rpsM gene encoding 30S ribosomal protein S13, with protein MARIAGVDLPKNERVEIGLTRIFGIGRSLSNKILTETNVNPNTRVKDLTDEDIVKIRTLIERDYKVEGDLRREIAMDIKRLQDIGCYRGLRHKAHLPVRGQRTRTNARTRKGPRKLVIKKK; from the coding sequence ATGGCGAGAATAGCTGGTGTTGACCTGCCGAAAAATGAGCGAGTGGAGATAGGACTTACGAGGATATTTGGTATTGGAAGGTCTTTATCTAATAAAATACTTACAGAGACCAATGTTAATCCTAACACAAGAGTGAAAGACCTTACCGATGAAGACATTGTTAAGATAAGAACCCTGATAGAGAGGGATTATAAGGTTGAAGGCGACTTAAGACGTGAAATAGCAATGGATATAAAAAGGCTTCAGGATATTGGTTGCTATAGGGGGCTCAGACACAAGGCGCATCTGCCTGTGAGAGGACAGAGGACGAGGACTAATGCAAGGACTCGAAAAGGTCCGAGAAAGCTCGTGATCAAGAAAAAGTAA
- a CDS encoding transposase, translating into MRLRKEFFSNFNLFFLNLNLSLNLSLEKEFRTRELPENVFCLFIDAYHTSIKDEEIGRVKKAVIYVVVGIDLDGRKSLYGYYIYWGVRK; encoded by the coding sequence TTGAGGCTGAGAAAAGAGTTTTTCTCTAACTTTAACTTGTTTTTCCTCAACCTTAACCTGAGCCTCAATCTTTCTTTAGAGAAGGAATTCAGAACAAGAGAATTACCAGAGAATGTATTTTGTTTATTTATAGATGCCTATCATACGAGCATAAAGGATGAAGAGATAGGTAGAGTAAAGAAAGCAGTAATTTATGTAGTTGTAGGTATAGATTTGGATGGAAGGAAAAGTCTTTATGGCTATTATATCTATTGGGGGGTCAGAAAGTAA
- a CDS encoding DEAD/DEAH box helicase produces the protein MPNISEFIDLLKRDRLISTEITAIEYIPSRDAIYEDIEIRNELRGALKNRGIERLYSHQVEGISLIRQGQNVVVMTPTASGKSLIYNIPVIESILENPETRALYIFPLKGLEQDQVKNFNSLLDECLSQKSRPRASRLCMAEVYDGDTTPYRRKKIRENIPNVIFTNPDMIHLAINPFHKKWEDFFKNLKYIVIDEIHIYRGVFGSHVSHVFRRLRRICNYWGSNPQFIACSATIANPKELSETLVGIPFNVIDKTGAPQSGKHFIFLNPLDSPYTEATRIFLKCINSGLRTILFTKARKITELIYKWTIQRAPLLTEKISPYRAGFLPSERREIEQKLFSGELMGVISTSALELGVDIGGLDVCILCGYPGSISSTWQRAGRVGRRYEKNGQESLIVMIAIKDALDHYFISHPEAFLEKPHEASICDPSNKNILKKHLICAADEVYLRADDTVYDINKMSGVIDELVNANSLKTGKLADIWFSRKRMPQREIGIRTIGKPLRLKDESGRHIGDLDGRRIYREAFPGAIYLHRGRQYQVLTLDLENNEALCREVDVNYYTQALSNEYVEIIGIPQRSRIPLSRDVELYHGMMRITYHVIGYDKKNLFDGTKMSRHVIEMPEYIFDTEGIWMVIHKSLANKIVDKGYDLPGTLHAAEHVTIACMPLFALCDKGDIGGYSYAMHPELKLPAIFIYDGYEGGIGLTKRVLDVPVEWIKSAIEIIQNCDCEEGCPSCVQDSQCGSANQPLDKKGAMYFLKLLMAKG, from the coding sequence TTGCCTAATATCAGCGAATTTATCGATTTATTAAAAAGAGATCGCCTCATCAGCACAGAGATTACAGCCATTGAATATATACCCTCGAGAGATGCGATTTATGAAGACATAGAAATAAGAAATGAATTGAGGGGAGCCCTAAAAAATAGAGGCATAGAAAGGCTTTATAGCCATCAGGTAGAAGGGATAAGTCTCATAAGGCAGGGACAAAATGTGGTTGTCATGACTCCGACTGCCAGCGGCAAAAGTCTAATCTATAATATCCCAGTTATCGAATCTATTCTTGAAAATCCTGAAACAAGAGCACTTTACATATTTCCATTAAAAGGATTAGAACAAGATCAGGTTAAAAACTTCAATAGCCTTTTAGATGAATGCCTTTCTCAAAAATCCAGACCTCGTGCTTCCCGCTTGTGCATGGCTGAGGTCTATGACGGTGATACAACACCTTACAGGAGAAAGAAAATCAGAGAAAACATCCCAAATGTAATCTTCACTAATCCTGATATGATACACCTTGCCATTAATCCCTTTCACAAAAAATGGGAGGATTTTTTTAAAAATCTTAAATATATAGTTATCGACGAAATACATATATACAGGGGTGTATTCGGCTCGCATGTCAGCCATGTATTCAGGAGGCTCCGAAGGATATGCAATTACTGGGGAAGTAATCCTCAATTCATAGCATGCTCTGCAACCATAGCAAATCCAAAGGAACTATCAGAAACACTTGTCGGCATTCCATTTAATGTAATTGATAAAACAGGTGCACCGCAATCAGGGAAACATTTCATTTTCTTAAATCCGCTTGATAGCCCTTATACAGAAGCAACGAGGATATTCCTGAAATGCATAAATTCTGGATTAAGGACAATACTATTCACAAAGGCAAGAAAGATTACGGAATTGATATATAAATGGACTATACAACGCGCACCGCTACTGACTGAAAAGATAAGCCCTTACAGGGCAGGATTCCTTCCATCTGAAAGAAGGGAGATTGAGCAAAAACTCTTCAGCGGTGAATTGATGGGTGTTATATCAACAAGCGCTCTTGAACTTGGAGTTGATATAGGTGGCTTGGATGTGTGCATACTCTGCGGCTATCCTGGCTCAATCTCAAGCACATGGCAGAGGGCAGGCCGTGTAGGCAGGAGATATGAAAAGAACGGGCAGGAATCACTGATAGTGATGATTGCAATCAAAGATGCCCTTGACCATTATTTCATATCACATCCAGAGGCATTCCTTGAAAAGCCCCACGAGGCATCAATCTGCGACCCATCAAATAAGAATATCTTAAAGAAACATCTCATATGTGCTGCAGATGAGGTCTATCTGAGGGCAGATGATACTGTATATGACATTAATAAAATGTCTGGTGTCATTGACGAACTGGTCAATGCCAATAGCCTCAAAACAGGCAAACTCGCCGATATATGGTTTTCAAGAAAGAGAATGCCCCAAAGAGAAATCGGGATAAGAACCATCGGTAAACCACTAAGGCTTAAAGATGAGTCTGGCAGACATATCGGAGACCTTGACGGCAGGAGGATATATAGAGAGGCATTCCCAGGTGCAATCTACCTTCACAGGGGAAGGCAGTATCAGGTATTAACCCTCGATTTAGAAAATAATGAAGCCTTATGCAGAGAGGTAGATGTAAATTACTACACGCAGGCATTATCAAATGAGTATGTGGAGATTATAGGAATACCTCAAAGATCTCGCATCCCTTTATCAAGAGATGTTGAGCTCTATCATGGAATGATGAGGATTACTTACCATGTAATCGGCTATGACAAAAAGAATTTATTCGATGGAACAAAGATGTCAAGGCATGTCATAGAAATGCCTGAATATATATTTGACACAGAAGGCATCTGGATGGTTATTCACAAAAGCCTTGCAAATAAAATCGTTGATAAAGGATATGATTTGCCAGGAACCCTCCATGCAGCAGAGCATGTGACCATCGCTTGCATGCCTTTATTTGCACTCTGCGACAAGGGAGACATCGGCGGTTATAGTTATGCAATGCATCCGGAACTTAAATTGCCAGCCATTTTTATTTATGACGGATATGAGGGAGGGATAGGACTTACAAAGAGGGTTCTCGATGTCCCTGTAGAGTGGATTAAATCTGCAATAGAAATAATTCAGAACTGTGACTGCGAAGAGGGATGCCCATCCTGTGTTCAGGACTCCCAGTGCGGCTCAGCAAATCAGCCATTGGATAAAAAGGGGGCAATGTATTTTTTAAAACTGCTAATGGCAAAAGGCTAA
- the rpsD gene encoding 30S ribosomal protein S4 — MARYTGALCRLCRREGEKLFLKGSRCYTDKCAVEKRKYAPGQHGQNKGKLSDYGIQLREKQKVRRIYGVMENQFRIYFKKASRMKGVTGEALLQLLERRLDNVVYRMGFSTNRREARQLVKHGHFLVNGRVVDIPSYLLKVGDVVEVRESSRQLMVITDSLSMAEHRGFPEWIEIDIHAMKGKFVRIPSREEIQLPVHEQLIVELYSK; from the coding sequence ATGGCAAGATATACCGGTGCATTATGTAGGTTGTGTAGGAGAGAGGGGGAAAAGCTTTTTCTAAAAGGCAGTAGGTGTTACACTGATAAGTGTGCAGTGGAAAAGAGAAAGTATGCCCCAGGACAGCACGGGCAGAACAAAGGGAAACTTTCTGATTATGGCATACAGCTTAGAGAAAAGCAGAAGGTCAGGAGAATATACGGCGTGATGGAGAACCAATTCAGGATATATTTTAAAAAGGCATCACGCATGAAGGGAGTGACAGGTGAGGCACTACTCCAGTTGCTTGAGAGAAGGCTTGATAATGTTGTTTATAGAATGGGTTTTTCGACAAACAGAAGAGAAGCCAGGCAGCTTGTAAAGCACGGGCATTTTCTTGTCAATGGAAGAGTAGTTGATATTCCTTCATATCTCCTTAAAGTAGGAGATGTGGTTGAGGTCAGGGAGTCAAGCAGACAACTTATGGTAATAACTGATAGTCTATCAATGGCGGAACACAGGGGATTTCCTGAATGGATCGAGATTGACATACATGCCATGAAGGGCAAGTTTGTTAGGATTCCTTCGAGAGAAGAAATACAACTACCTGTTCATGAGCAACTTATAGTAGAGCTATATTCGAAGTAA
- a CDS encoding transposase, whose translation MEGKVFMAIISIGGSESKEDWLEILNDTDHQFCFIHMQRNIKRNMSKEDVKVFYEELLIIKRMNAFEKAVARFEKLCKRFEKKYPAYILQVCLLSAPYKN comes from the coding sequence ATGGAAGGAAAAGTCTTTATGGCTATTATATCTATTGGGGGGTCAGAAAGTAAGGAAGACTGGCTTGAGATATTAAATGACACAGATCATCAGTTTTGCTTTATACACATGCAGAGAAACATAAAGAGGAACATGAGCAAAGAAGATGTAAAGGTGTTTTATGAAGAACTGTTGATAATAAAGAGGATGAATGCTTTTGAAAAAGCAGTAGCAAGATTTGAAAAATTATGCAAGAGATTTGAGAAAAAATATCCAGCCTATATTTTGCAAGTGTGTCTCCTTTCTGCGCCGTATAAAAATTAG
- the rpsK gene encoding 30S ribosomal protein S11, which translates to MAQKKRIGKKIKKNIPSGAAHIQTTFNNTIVTITDQSGNVIAWSSAGSLGFKGSRKGTPFAAQMASETAAKKAMEMGLKHVDVYVKGPGAGRETAIRALQAAGLEITLIKDVTPVPHNGCRPPKRRRV; encoded by the coding sequence ATGGCCCAGAAAAAGAGAATAGGCAAAAAGATTAAGAAAAACATACCGAGTGGCGCAGCCCATATACAGACTACTTTTAACAATACAATAGTTACAATTACTGACCAGAGCGGTAATGTGATAGCTTGGTCGAGTGCGGGAAGCCTTGGTTTTAAAGGGTCAAGAAAAGGCACTCCCTTTGCTGCGCAGATGGCTTCAGAGACAGCAGCAAAAAAGGCAATGGAGATGGGTCTCAAGCATGTTGATGTTTATGTAAAAGGTCCTGGTGCCGGAAGGGAGACAGCAATCCGTGCACTTCAGGCAGCGGGACTTGAGATAACATTAATTAAGGATGTTACCCCTGTTCCACATAATGGTTGTAGACCACCTAAAAGGAGGAGGGTGTAA
- the infA gene encoding translation initiation factor IF-1: protein MSKEENIELQGTIIETLPNAMFRVELDNGQVILAYVSGKMRMHFIKILPGDKVTVEVSPYDLTKGRITYRFK from the coding sequence ATGTCAAAGGAAGAAAATATTGAACTTCAGGGAACTATAATCGAGACCTTGCCGAATGCGATGTTCAGGGTAGAACTCGACAACGGCCAGGTAATTCTTGCCTATGTATCAGGCAAGATGCGGATGCATTTTATAAAGATACTGCCCGGGGATAAGGTTACTGTTGAAGTATCTCCCTATGACCTTACAAAAGGGCGCATTACTTATAGATTTAAATAG
- a CDS encoding carbapenem self-resistance protein CarG family protein, translating to MMKNRTVPFSTFKKKGIPGLKDFLKSNGSVVPTDSNGTPVTTYMRAKSGYDTNGNSSAGFINTLTSVFNNIANKLNAFLNGINSFFQGKDDANFYTAQKGDTLAFKKIILFVAFTVLMIYNISSSYALEIIKTPSTINYIDLNNDGAKDMVVVGVYATEMGGYLNYVYSFYLKQDKSNYFIVPIIDNGYEYTAIAASKAVNCSESGNDITYISTVRIIKNRGKVFLLIAEKKKPEGDESIYLTKEKFQFKVYVLEKGDVVWTFKKYKMQESRGKYCDANDAFSKELKFIDLGGQPK from the coding sequence ATGATGAAAAATAGAACCGTCCCATTTTCCACATTTAAGAAGAAGGGAATTCCAGGGTTAAAAGACTTTCTCAAATCTAATGGTTCAGTAGTTCCTACAGATAGTAATGGAACACCTGTTACAACATATATGAGAGCAAAGAGCGGATATGATACTAATGGTAACAGTAGTGCTGGCTTTATTAACACCCTTACATCAGTTTTCAATAATATCGCCAACAAACTAAACGCCTTTCTTAACGGTATCAACTCCTTCTTTCAAGGCAAAGATGATGCTAATTTTTATACGGCGCAGAAAGGAGACACGCTTGCTTTTAAGAAAATTATTTTATTTGTTGCATTCACAGTTTTAATGATTTACAACATTTCATCTTCATATGCATTAGAGATAATAAAAACACCATCAACTATTAATTATATAGATTTAAACAATGATGGCGCAAAAGATATGGTTGTAGTTGGAGTTTATGCAACTGAAATGGGGGGGTATTTAAATTATGTATATTCGTTTTATTTAAAACAAGATAAAAGCAACTATTTTATAGTCCCTATTATTGATAATGGATATGAATATACAGCAATAGCAGCAAGCAAGGCTGTTAATTGTTCCGAATCTGGGAATGATATTACTTATATTAGCACTGTGAGAATTATTAAAAATCGAGGAAAGGTCTTCCTGCTAATAGCAGAAAAGAAAAAACCAGAGGGAGATGAGTCAATATATTTAACTAAAGAAAAATTTCAATTCAAAGTTTATGTCCTTGAAAAAGGAGATGTCGTATGGACATTTAAAAAATATAAAATGCAAGAGTCACGGGGTAAATACTGTGACGCTAACGATGCCTTTTCTAAGGAGTTAAAGTTTATTGATTTAGGAGGGCAACCTAAATGA
- the rplQ gene encoding 50S ribosomal protein L17 — MRHKVAGSNFNRTTNQRKALLRGLVSSLFEHQRIETTLSKAKAIKGIAERLVTFGKRGDLHSKRMVMSYIPNRAVVTKLFSDIAPRFVDRNGGYLRIIQTRQRVNDRAPMAIIEFVDYQDIKAKTPAKTSEKEADKK, encoded by the coding sequence ATGCGGCATAAGGTGGCTGGCAGCAATTTCAATAGAACAACAAATCAAAGGAAGGCATTATTAAGGGGACTTGTATCATCTCTTTTTGAGCATCAGAGGATAGAGACAACACTATCAAAGGCAAAGGCAATCAAGGGAATAGCAGAAAGACTCGTTACATTTGGCAAGCGAGGTGACCTCCATTCAAAGAGGATGGTAATGTCCTATATTCCAAATAGGGCTGTTGTTACAAAACTTTTTTCTGATATAGCTCCGAGGTTTGTAGATAGAAACGGCGGTTATCTTAGAATAATTCAGACAAGGCAGAGGGTAAATGACAGGGCACCTATGGCTATTATAGAGTTTGTTGACTATCAGGACATAAAAGCCAAAACACCTGCTAAAACTTCTGAAAAAGAGGCAGATAAAAAATGA